One Bombus fervidus isolate BK054 chromosome 2, iyBomFerv1, whole genome shotgun sequence DNA segment encodes these proteins:
- the Gbs-76a gene encoding glycogen binding subunit 76A isoform X2, producing the protein MIMTHTEEVSTTFESKTPTEQMNGHSMASTESREAEEQGSSTTSPSEGRHADETSGSPVLEMGSMDSAGSAHSGGPSCGLVSSLFPSNCRGRAEAFARRLHRRLTSLGGEDSSQRNDDPSLPKETSWLRSPSTGRRIITNSSNNRVLQHQPRHNPDSDLCYDYDLEYEDGLSSPAEEATAAEVADLVVNPEVLKSSHHAIHNSSPIESKTSIDSESGHVFASPLLGTSPDSDSSDVFFDPESSDVEKPKNETFFDPVTTSDSEVTTSNLSNGCEIVRPKSLPCRRRPEISVEHSEDTSDSSASFKRNNFCDKDPRKKDLACSSEDSNDRSSQETSTSPSHESLWSTFDESTVSLQDECPAKINPSLIIHQKRLPKSHSDSEIPVHGPSIMITSAIKDERIDTDEVDFINFQSENSKLEGIKNARNLVKEDTSDSSDNTYEEDLPYDEEKPKNTLEQQSKMLSLKLEEIPGNETDDHSTYSSMINIPGALTLECPIVEGVIEATIKNEIQIQIENGAIIASNNEDKMCLLLKKLATSPSIKEDIRITEEPQDDSIEEEGEERPQKIRRCSSLKTGKTPPGTPGRKKIVRFADVLGLDLADVRTFLDEIPKVPNSAYSDLIYDDIFQKDTSPVNSLPSSAQWGARYVGSRRESGCAISARKLDRTLVPLFQQPGGLPNFLDLVRERRVCLENVLVQDPVSFCIQGTVRVINLDFHKSVHIRYTLNSWRNFSDLQAIYVPNSCDGFSDKFSFILYCHTLSIGQRLEFAVRFQCKGEQYWDNNSGLNYCFQCLPVSPAVGYMPITAQEGQHHEWSPVFY; encoded by the coding sequence GCGAGCACCGAGAGTCGAGAGGCGGAAGAGCAGGGTAGCAGCACGACCTCGCCCTCGGAGGGCAGGCACGCCGACGAGACGTCCGGCTCGCCCGTCCTCGAGATGGGCAGCATGGATTCGGCGGGCAGCGCCCACAGTGGCGGCCCTTCCTGCGGCCTGGTCAGTTCCCTTTTCCCGAGCAATTGTCGTGGTCGAGCCGAGGCATTCGCCAGACGTCTTCATCGACGATTAACGTCTCTCGGTGGCGAAGACAGTTCTCAACGAAACGATGATCCCTCGTTGCCAAAGGAAACCTCCTGGCTACGTTCGCCGTCAACAGGGAGAAGAATAATAACTAACAGCTCCAACAATCGCGTTCTTCAGCATCAACCTCGTCACAATCCTGACTCGGATTTGTGCTACGATTACGATCTCGAGTATGAAGATGGTCTTAGTTCGCCGGCAGAAGAAGCCACAGCAGCGGAAGTCGCGGATTTAGTAGTGAATCCGGAAGTATTAAAATCGAGTCATCATGCAATTCACAACAGTTCACCGATTGAATCGAAAACCAGTATAGATTCAGAATCTGGACACGTTTTCGCGTCTCCTCTGTTAGGAACGTCTCCAGATAGCGATTCCTCCGACGTCTTCTTTGACCCAGAATCATCCGATGTTGAAAAGCCGAAGAACGAAACGTTCTTCGATCCCGTGACGACCTCGGATAGCGAAGTGACTACGTCGAATCTCTCGAACGGTTGCGAAATAGTAAGGCCCAAAAGCTTGCCCTGTCGTAGAAGGCCAGAGATCAGCGTTGAACATTCCGAGGATACATCTGATTCGAGCGCTTCGTTCaaaaggaataatttttgcGATAAAGACCCGAGGAAGAAGGACCTGGCGTGCAGCTCGGAGGACTCGAACGATAGAAGCTCCCAAGAGACATCTACGTCGCCCAGTCATGAATCTCTTTGGAGCACGTTCGACGAGAGCACCGTGTCCCTTCAGGACGAATGTCCCGCGAAAATAAATCCTAGTTTAATCATACACCAGAAACGGCTTCCCAAGTCGCATTCTGATTCAGAGATACCCGTCCACGGACCTAGTATAATGATCACTTCCGCGATTAAGGATGAAAGAATCGATACCGACGAAGTCGATTTTATTAACTTTCAGTCGGAGAATAGCAAATTGGAGGGTATCAAGAACGCGAGGAATCTCGTCAAAGAAGATACTTCGGATTCGTCGGATAATACGTACGAGGAGGATCTTCCATATGACGAGGAGAAGCCCAAGAATACACTGGAGCAACAATCAAAGATGCTATCTTTGAAACTCGAAGAGATTCCTGGCAATGAGACTGACGACCATTCGACGTACAGCAGTATGATCAACATCCCTGGTGCTCTCACCCTCGAGTGTCCTATAGTAGAAGGAGTGATAGAAGCCACGATAAAGAACGagatacaaatacaaatagaAAATGGAGCTATAATAGCTAGCAACAACGAGGATAAGATGTGCCTTCTGTTGAAGAAGCTCGCCACAAGTCCAAGTATCAAAGAGGACATTCGTATAACCGAGGAGCCACAGGACGATAGTATCGAAGAAGAGGGAGAAGAAAGACCTCAAAAGATCAGACGATGTTCTTCTTTGAAGACGGGAAAAACGCCACCAGGAACACCTGGAAGGAAGAAGATCGTCCGATTCGCGGACGTTTTAGGCCTAGATCTCGCCGACGTGCGAACGTTCTTAGACGAAATCCCTAAAGTGCCGAACTCAGCGTACAGCGACTTGATCTACGATGACATTTTCCAGAAAGACACCAGTCCTGTAAACAGCTTGCCAAGCTCAGCTCAATGGGGAGCCAGATACGTAGGTAGTCGACGCGAATCAGGCTGCGCGATATCCGCGCGTAAACTGGACAGAACTTTGGTGCCTCTGTTTCAACAACCTGGCGGTCTGCCTAATTTCCTGGATCTGGTCCGTGAACGTCGAGTGTGCTTAGAGAACGTGCTGGTCCAGGATCCCGTGTCTTTCTGTATCCAGGGTACGGTCCGCGTGATCAATCTGGACTTTCACAAGTCGGTGCACATCAGATACACGTTGAACTCGTGGCGAAACTTCAGCGACTTGCAAGCCATCTACGTACCTAACTCGTGCGACGGTTTCAGCGACAAATTCTCGTTCATTCTATACTGTCACACGCTGTCAATTGGTCAGAGGCTGGAGTTCGCGGTTCGATTTCAATGCAAGGGCGAGCAGTACTGGGATAACAACTCCGGACTCAATTACTGCTTCCAGTGTTTGCCTGTTTCTCCAGCCGTTGGTTACATGCCCATCACGGCTCAGGAGGGTCAGCATCACGAGTGGTCGCCTGTGTTCTACTGA
- the Gbs-76a gene encoding glycogen binding subunit 76A isoform X1 has translation MYANSVLPRSICFSEPRDSHGLRVDQLKFRFLPRFTLASTESREAEEQGSSTTSPSEGRHADETSGSPVLEMGSMDSAGSAHSGGPSCGLVSSLFPSNCRGRAEAFARRLHRRLTSLGGEDSSQRNDDPSLPKETSWLRSPSTGRRIITNSSNNRVLQHQPRHNPDSDLCYDYDLEYEDGLSSPAEEATAAEVADLVVNPEVLKSSHHAIHNSSPIESKTSIDSESGHVFASPLLGTSPDSDSSDVFFDPESSDVEKPKNETFFDPVTTSDSEVTTSNLSNGCEIVRPKSLPCRRRPEISVEHSEDTSDSSASFKRNNFCDKDPRKKDLACSSEDSNDRSSQETSTSPSHESLWSTFDESTVSLQDECPAKINPSLIIHQKRLPKSHSDSEIPVHGPSIMITSAIKDERIDTDEVDFINFQSENSKLEGIKNARNLVKEDTSDSSDNTYEEDLPYDEEKPKNTLEQQSKMLSLKLEEIPGNETDDHSTYSSMINIPGALTLECPIVEGVIEATIKNEIQIQIENGAIIASNNEDKMCLLLKKLATSPSIKEDIRITEEPQDDSIEEEGEERPQKIRRCSSLKTGKTPPGTPGRKKIVRFADVLGLDLADVRTFLDEIPKVPNSAYSDLIYDDIFQKDTSPVNSLPSSAQWGARYVGSRRESGCAISARKLDRTLVPLFQQPGGLPNFLDLVRERRVCLENVLVQDPVSFCIQGTVRVINLDFHKSVHIRYTLNSWRNFSDLQAIYVPNSCDGFSDKFSFILYCHTLSIGQRLEFAVRFQCKGEQYWDNNSGLNYCFQCLPVSPAVGYMPITAQEGQHHEWSPVFY, from the coding sequence GCGAGCACCGAGAGTCGAGAGGCGGAAGAGCAGGGTAGCAGCACGACCTCGCCCTCGGAGGGCAGGCACGCCGACGAGACGTCCGGCTCGCCCGTCCTCGAGATGGGCAGCATGGATTCGGCGGGCAGCGCCCACAGTGGCGGCCCTTCCTGCGGCCTGGTCAGTTCCCTTTTCCCGAGCAATTGTCGTGGTCGAGCCGAGGCATTCGCCAGACGTCTTCATCGACGATTAACGTCTCTCGGTGGCGAAGACAGTTCTCAACGAAACGATGATCCCTCGTTGCCAAAGGAAACCTCCTGGCTACGTTCGCCGTCAACAGGGAGAAGAATAATAACTAACAGCTCCAACAATCGCGTTCTTCAGCATCAACCTCGTCACAATCCTGACTCGGATTTGTGCTACGATTACGATCTCGAGTATGAAGATGGTCTTAGTTCGCCGGCAGAAGAAGCCACAGCAGCGGAAGTCGCGGATTTAGTAGTGAATCCGGAAGTATTAAAATCGAGTCATCATGCAATTCACAACAGTTCACCGATTGAATCGAAAACCAGTATAGATTCAGAATCTGGACACGTTTTCGCGTCTCCTCTGTTAGGAACGTCTCCAGATAGCGATTCCTCCGACGTCTTCTTTGACCCAGAATCATCCGATGTTGAAAAGCCGAAGAACGAAACGTTCTTCGATCCCGTGACGACCTCGGATAGCGAAGTGACTACGTCGAATCTCTCGAACGGTTGCGAAATAGTAAGGCCCAAAAGCTTGCCCTGTCGTAGAAGGCCAGAGATCAGCGTTGAACATTCCGAGGATACATCTGATTCGAGCGCTTCGTTCaaaaggaataatttttgcGATAAAGACCCGAGGAAGAAGGACCTGGCGTGCAGCTCGGAGGACTCGAACGATAGAAGCTCCCAAGAGACATCTACGTCGCCCAGTCATGAATCTCTTTGGAGCACGTTCGACGAGAGCACCGTGTCCCTTCAGGACGAATGTCCCGCGAAAATAAATCCTAGTTTAATCATACACCAGAAACGGCTTCCCAAGTCGCATTCTGATTCAGAGATACCCGTCCACGGACCTAGTATAATGATCACTTCCGCGATTAAGGATGAAAGAATCGATACCGACGAAGTCGATTTTATTAACTTTCAGTCGGAGAATAGCAAATTGGAGGGTATCAAGAACGCGAGGAATCTCGTCAAAGAAGATACTTCGGATTCGTCGGATAATACGTACGAGGAGGATCTTCCATATGACGAGGAGAAGCCCAAGAATACACTGGAGCAACAATCAAAGATGCTATCTTTGAAACTCGAAGAGATTCCTGGCAATGAGACTGACGACCATTCGACGTACAGCAGTATGATCAACATCCCTGGTGCTCTCACCCTCGAGTGTCCTATAGTAGAAGGAGTGATAGAAGCCACGATAAAGAACGagatacaaatacaaatagaAAATGGAGCTATAATAGCTAGCAACAACGAGGATAAGATGTGCCTTCTGTTGAAGAAGCTCGCCACAAGTCCAAGTATCAAAGAGGACATTCGTATAACCGAGGAGCCACAGGACGATAGTATCGAAGAAGAGGGAGAAGAAAGACCTCAAAAGATCAGACGATGTTCTTCTTTGAAGACGGGAAAAACGCCACCAGGAACACCTGGAAGGAAGAAGATCGTCCGATTCGCGGACGTTTTAGGCCTAGATCTCGCCGACGTGCGAACGTTCTTAGACGAAATCCCTAAAGTGCCGAACTCAGCGTACAGCGACTTGATCTACGATGACATTTTCCAGAAAGACACCAGTCCTGTAAACAGCTTGCCAAGCTCAGCTCAATGGGGAGCCAGATACGTAGGTAGTCGACGCGAATCAGGCTGCGCGATATCCGCGCGTAAACTGGACAGAACTTTGGTGCCTCTGTTTCAACAACCTGGCGGTCTGCCTAATTTCCTGGATCTGGTCCGTGAACGTCGAGTGTGCTTAGAGAACGTGCTGGTCCAGGATCCCGTGTCTTTCTGTATCCAGGGTACGGTCCGCGTGATCAATCTGGACTTTCACAAGTCGGTGCACATCAGATACACGTTGAACTCGTGGCGAAACTTCAGCGACTTGCAAGCCATCTACGTACCTAACTCGTGCGACGGTTTCAGCGACAAATTCTCGTTCATTCTATACTGTCACACGCTGTCAATTGGTCAGAGGCTGGAGTTCGCGGTTCGATTTCAATGCAAGGGCGAGCAGTACTGGGATAACAACTCCGGACTCAATTACTGCTTCCAGTGTTTGCCTGTTTCTCCAGCCGTTGGTTACATGCCCATCACGGCTCAGGAGGGTCAGCATCACGAGTGGTCGCCTGTGTTCTACTGA
- the Gbs-76a gene encoding glycogen binding subunit 76A isoform X3, which yields MACSYLYYVWSTTYLLTLWLSLKNLASTESREAEEQGSSTTSPSEGRHADETSGSPVLEMGSMDSAGSAHSGGPSCGLVSSLFPSNCRGRAEAFARRLHRRLTSLGGEDSSQRNDDPSLPKETSWLRSPSTGRRIITNSSNNRVLQHQPRHNPDSDLCYDYDLEYEDGLSSPAEEATAAEVADLVVNPEVLKSSHHAIHNSSPIESKTSIDSESGHVFASPLLGTSPDSDSSDVFFDPESSDVEKPKNETFFDPVTTSDSEVTTSNLSNGCEIVRPKSLPCRRRPEISVEHSEDTSDSSASFKRNNFCDKDPRKKDLACSSEDSNDRSSQETSTSPSHESLWSTFDESTVSLQDECPAKINPSLIIHQKRLPKSHSDSEIPVHGPSIMITSAIKDERIDTDEVDFINFQSENSKLEGIKNARNLVKEDTSDSSDNTYEEDLPYDEEKPKNTLEQQSKMLSLKLEEIPGNETDDHSTYSSMINIPGALTLECPIVEGVIEATIKNEIQIQIENGAIIASNNEDKMCLLLKKLATSPSIKEDIRITEEPQDDSIEEEGEERPQKIRRCSSLKTGKTPPGTPGRKKIVRFADVLGLDLADVRTFLDEIPKVPNSAYSDLIYDDIFQKDTSPVNSLPSSAQWGARYVGSRRESGCAISARKLDRTLVPLFQQPGGLPNFLDLVRERRVCLENVLVQDPVSFCIQGTVRVINLDFHKSVHIRYTLNSWRNFSDLQAIYVPNSCDGFSDKFSFILYCHTLSIGQRLEFAVRFQCKGEQYWDNNSGLNYCFQCLPVSPAVGYMPITAQEGQHHEWSPVFY from the coding sequence GCGAGCACCGAGAGTCGAGAGGCGGAAGAGCAGGGTAGCAGCACGACCTCGCCCTCGGAGGGCAGGCACGCCGACGAGACGTCCGGCTCGCCCGTCCTCGAGATGGGCAGCATGGATTCGGCGGGCAGCGCCCACAGTGGCGGCCCTTCCTGCGGCCTGGTCAGTTCCCTTTTCCCGAGCAATTGTCGTGGTCGAGCCGAGGCATTCGCCAGACGTCTTCATCGACGATTAACGTCTCTCGGTGGCGAAGACAGTTCTCAACGAAACGATGATCCCTCGTTGCCAAAGGAAACCTCCTGGCTACGTTCGCCGTCAACAGGGAGAAGAATAATAACTAACAGCTCCAACAATCGCGTTCTTCAGCATCAACCTCGTCACAATCCTGACTCGGATTTGTGCTACGATTACGATCTCGAGTATGAAGATGGTCTTAGTTCGCCGGCAGAAGAAGCCACAGCAGCGGAAGTCGCGGATTTAGTAGTGAATCCGGAAGTATTAAAATCGAGTCATCATGCAATTCACAACAGTTCACCGATTGAATCGAAAACCAGTATAGATTCAGAATCTGGACACGTTTTCGCGTCTCCTCTGTTAGGAACGTCTCCAGATAGCGATTCCTCCGACGTCTTCTTTGACCCAGAATCATCCGATGTTGAAAAGCCGAAGAACGAAACGTTCTTCGATCCCGTGACGACCTCGGATAGCGAAGTGACTACGTCGAATCTCTCGAACGGTTGCGAAATAGTAAGGCCCAAAAGCTTGCCCTGTCGTAGAAGGCCAGAGATCAGCGTTGAACATTCCGAGGATACATCTGATTCGAGCGCTTCGTTCaaaaggaataatttttgcGATAAAGACCCGAGGAAGAAGGACCTGGCGTGCAGCTCGGAGGACTCGAACGATAGAAGCTCCCAAGAGACATCTACGTCGCCCAGTCATGAATCTCTTTGGAGCACGTTCGACGAGAGCACCGTGTCCCTTCAGGACGAATGTCCCGCGAAAATAAATCCTAGTTTAATCATACACCAGAAACGGCTTCCCAAGTCGCATTCTGATTCAGAGATACCCGTCCACGGACCTAGTATAATGATCACTTCCGCGATTAAGGATGAAAGAATCGATACCGACGAAGTCGATTTTATTAACTTTCAGTCGGAGAATAGCAAATTGGAGGGTATCAAGAACGCGAGGAATCTCGTCAAAGAAGATACTTCGGATTCGTCGGATAATACGTACGAGGAGGATCTTCCATATGACGAGGAGAAGCCCAAGAATACACTGGAGCAACAATCAAAGATGCTATCTTTGAAACTCGAAGAGATTCCTGGCAATGAGACTGACGACCATTCGACGTACAGCAGTATGATCAACATCCCTGGTGCTCTCACCCTCGAGTGTCCTATAGTAGAAGGAGTGATAGAAGCCACGATAAAGAACGagatacaaatacaaatagaAAATGGAGCTATAATAGCTAGCAACAACGAGGATAAGATGTGCCTTCTGTTGAAGAAGCTCGCCACAAGTCCAAGTATCAAAGAGGACATTCGTATAACCGAGGAGCCACAGGACGATAGTATCGAAGAAGAGGGAGAAGAAAGACCTCAAAAGATCAGACGATGTTCTTCTTTGAAGACGGGAAAAACGCCACCAGGAACACCTGGAAGGAAGAAGATCGTCCGATTCGCGGACGTTTTAGGCCTAGATCTCGCCGACGTGCGAACGTTCTTAGACGAAATCCCTAAAGTGCCGAACTCAGCGTACAGCGACTTGATCTACGATGACATTTTCCAGAAAGACACCAGTCCTGTAAACAGCTTGCCAAGCTCAGCTCAATGGGGAGCCAGATACGTAGGTAGTCGACGCGAATCAGGCTGCGCGATATCCGCGCGTAAACTGGACAGAACTTTGGTGCCTCTGTTTCAACAACCTGGCGGTCTGCCTAATTTCCTGGATCTGGTCCGTGAACGTCGAGTGTGCTTAGAGAACGTGCTGGTCCAGGATCCCGTGTCTTTCTGTATCCAGGGTACGGTCCGCGTGATCAATCTGGACTTTCACAAGTCGGTGCACATCAGATACACGTTGAACTCGTGGCGAAACTTCAGCGACTTGCAAGCCATCTACGTACCTAACTCGTGCGACGGTTTCAGCGACAAATTCTCGTTCATTCTATACTGTCACACGCTGTCAATTGGTCAGAGGCTGGAGTTCGCGGTTCGATTTCAATGCAAGGGCGAGCAGTACTGGGATAACAACTCCGGACTCAATTACTGCTTCCAGTGTTTGCCTGTTTCTCCAGCCGTTGGTTACATGCCCATCACGGCTCAGGAGGGTCAGCATCACGAGTGGTCGCCTGTGTTCTACTGA
- the Gbs-76a gene encoding glycogen binding subunit 76A isoform X4 yields MDGEKYRNDCAATSIDIEITVQASTESREAEEQGSSTTSPSEGRHADETSGSPVLEMGSMDSAGSAHSGGPSCGLVSSLFPSNCRGRAEAFARRLHRRLTSLGGEDSSQRNDDPSLPKETSWLRSPSTGRRIITNSSNNRVLQHQPRHNPDSDLCYDYDLEYEDGLSSPAEEATAAEVADLVVNPEVLKSSHHAIHNSSPIESKTSIDSESGHVFASPLLGTSPDSDSSDVFFDPESSDVEKPKNETFFDPVTTSDSEVTTSNLSNGCEIVRPKSLPCRRRPEISVEHSEDTSDSSASFKRNNFCDKDPRKKDLACSSEDSNDRSSQETSTSPSHESLWSTFDESTVSLQDECPAKINPSLIIHQKRLPKSHSDSEIPVHGPSIMITSAIKDERIDTDEVDFINFQSENSKLEGIKNARNLVKEDTSDSSDNTYEEDLPYDEEKPKNTLEQQSKMLSLKLEEIPGNETDDHSTYSSMINIPGALTLECPIVEGVIEATIKNEIQIQIENGAIIASNNEDKMCLLLKKLATSPSIKEDIRITEEPQDDSIEEEGEERPQKIRRCSSLKTGKTPPGTPGRKKIVRFADVLGLDLADVRTFLDEIPKVPNSAYSDLIYDDIFQKDTSPVNSLPSSAQWGARYVGSRRESGCAISARKLDRTLVPLFQQPGGLPNFLDLVRERRVCLENVLVQDPVSFCIQGTVRVINLDFHKSVHIRYTLNSWRNFSDLQAIYVPNSCDGFSDKFSFILYCHTLSIGQRLEFAVRFQCKGEQYWDNNSGLNYCFQCLPVSPAVGYMPITAQEGQHHEWSPVFY; encoded by the coding sequence GCGAGCACCGAGAGTCGAGAGGCGGAAGAGCAGGGTAGCAGCACGACCTCGCCCTCGGAGGGCAGGCACGCCGACGAGACGTCCGGCTCGCCCGTCCTCGAGATGGGCAGCATGGATTCGGCGGGCAGCGCCCACAGTGGCGGCCCTTCCTGCGGCCTGGTCAGTTCCCTTTTCCCGAGCAATTGTCGTGGTCGAGCCGAGGCATTCGCCAGACGTCTTCATCGACGATTAACGTCTCTCGGTGGCGAAGACAGTTCTCAACGAAACGATGATCCCTCGTTGCCAAAGGAAACCTCCTGGCTACGTTCGCCGTCAACAGGGAGAAGAATAATAACTAACAGCTCCAACAATCGCGTTCTTCAGCATCAACCTCGTCACAATCCTGACTCGGATTTGTGCTACGATTACGATCTCGAGTATGAAGATGGTCTTAGTTCGCCGGCAGAAGAAGCCACAGCAGCGGAAGTCGCGGATTTAGTAGTGAATCCGGAAGTATTAAAATCGAGTCATCATGCAATTCACAACAGTTCACCGATTGAATCGAAAACCAGTATAGATTCAGAATCTGGACACGTTTTCGCGTCTCCTCTGTTAGGAACGTCTCCAGATAGCGATTCCTCCGACGTCTTCTTTGACCCAGAATCATCCGATGTTGAAAAGCCGAAGAACGAAACGTTCTTCGATCCCGTGACGACCTCGGATAGCGAAGTGACTACGTCGAATCTCTCGAACGGTTGCGAAATAGTAAGGCCCAAAAGCTTGCCCTGTCGTAGAAGGCCAGAGATCAGCGTTGAACATTCCGAGGATACATCTGATTCGAGCGCTTCGTTCaaaaggaataatttttgcGATAAAGACCCGAGGAAGAAGGACCTGGCGTGCAGCTCGGAGGACTCGAACGATAGAAGCTCCCAAGAGACATCTACGTCGCCCAGTCATGAATCTCTTTGGAGCACGTTCGACGAGAGCACCGTGTCCCTTCAGGACGAATGTCCCGCGAAAATAAATCCTAGTTTAATCATACACCAGAAACGGCTTCCCAAGTCGCATTCTGATTCAGAGATACCCGTCCACGGACCTAGTATAATGATCACTTCCGCGATTAAGGATGAAAGAATCGATACCGACGAAGTCGATTTTATTAACTTTCAGTCGGAGAATAGCAAATTGGAGGGTATCAAGAACGCGAGGAATCTCGTCAAAGAAGATACTTCGGATTCGTCGGATAATACGTACGAGGAGGATCTTCCATATGACGAGGAGAAGCCCAAGAATACACTGGAGCAACAATCAAAGATGCTATCTTTGAAACTCGAAGAGATTCCTGGCAATGAGACTGACGACCATTCGACGTACAGCAGTATGATCAACATCCCTGGTGCTCTCACCCTCGAGTGTCCTATAGTAGAAGGAGTGATAGAAGCCACGATAAAGAACGagatacaaatacaaatagaAAATGGAGCTATAATAGCTAGCAACAACGAGGATAAGATGTGCCTTCTGTTGAAGAAGCTCGCCACAAGTCCAAGTATCAAAGAGGACATTCGTATAACCGAGGAGCCACAGGACGATAGTATCGAAGAAGAGGGAGAAGAAAGACCTCAAAAGATCAGACGATGTTCTTCTTTGAAGACGGGAAAAACGCCACCAGGAACACCTGGAAGGAAGAAGATCGTCCGATTCGCGGACGTTTTAGGCCTAGATCTCGCCGACGTGCGAACGTTCTTAGACGAAATCCCTAAAGTGCCGAACTCAGCGTACAGCGACTTGATCTACGATGACATTTTCCAGAAAGACACCAGTCCTGTAAACAGCTTGCCAAGCTCAGCTCAATGGGGAGCCAGATACGTAGGTAGTCGACGCGAATCAGGCTGCGCGATATCCGCGCGTAAACTGGACAGAACTTTGGTGCCTCTGTTTCAACAACCTGGCGGTCTGCCTAATTTCCTGGATCTGGTCCGTGAACGTCGAGTGTGCTTAGAGAACGTGCTGGTCCAGGATCCCGTGTCTTTCTGTATCCAGGGTACGGTCCGCGTGATCAATCTGGACTTTCACAAGTCGGTGCACATCAGATACACGTTGAACTCGTGGCGAAACTTCAGCGACTTGCAAGCCATCTACGTACCTAACTCGTGCGACGGTTTCAGCGACAAATTCTCGTTCATTCTATACTGTCACACGCTGTCAATTGGTCAGAGGCTGGAGTTCGCGGTTCGATTTCAATGCAAGGGCGAGCAGTACTGGGATAACAACTCCGGACTCAATTACTGCTTCCAGTGTTTGCCTGTTTCTCCAGCCGTTGGTTACATGCCCATCACGGCTCAGGAGGGTCAGCATCACGAGTGGTCGCCTGTGTTCTACTGA